DNA sequence from the Bacillus pumilus genome:
TTTTGAATAAACTCCACATCTCGTCCAACTTCAACGACTTCACCTGTAATTTCATGACCAAGGACGAGTCCTGCAGGCGCAGTCGTACGACCTCTCACCATGTGCTGGTCACTTCCGCAAATATTCGTCGTCACTACTTTTAAAATGACGCCATGCTCACATTTGCGCCCCACATTGGCTTTCGGTACACCCGGGCCATCTCTTAAAATCAAATCAGGGTATCCAATATCCTCAACTGCTACATTTCCTGCTCCTTTATAAACGACACCTTTGTTTCCCGACATGTTTTCATTCCTCCCTTTTTGTTTAAAAATGAAGTCTCTACAATTTTCTCTACTTCTGAAGCAATTCCCTGCTCCAAATGGCACAATTGATAAAAAAAAGCGAAAAATGTATCTTCCAGTCAAATAAAAAAAGAAAATATTGAAAAAAAAGCTAAACTTTTGAAGAACGGTGTCGATATAATAAATAAGCCAGACAGGTATCCTTAATCGACAAACAAATTCCTTATATATACTATCATTCCTTACACACCTGGCTGGCGCCTACATCATATACAAAAGTCTCTTCTGGTGAAGAGACTTTTTTTAATTCGTTCAAACATGATTCAATGACACGCAAAGAAGCTCCTCTCACGAAGAGCCTCTTTTAGAATGCTTGTTCATTACCTGGGAAATATTTTCATCATTTTAACGCTTTGATACAGATGTATGTATCATAGTGATAAACCGAAACTTCTCTAAAGTGATACGCTGAAAATAGGCGGCTGATCTCTTGTTCACTATACGATGAAAAAGAATGTGACCGCTTTTGTTCCTTCATCAGTTCCTGCTGTTGGAATGATAAGAATACTTCTCCATCCACTTGAAGAACGCGGTACACTTCCTTCATGACTTGCTCAATATCCTTCAAGTAATAAATGGTCTGCACCGTAAATAATTTATTGAATGATCTGTCTTCAAAAGGTAAATGCTCGGCTTTACCAAGAGTCACAACGGCTTTATCCTGTTCCACAAGCTTCTTATGTTTTCTTTTTGCATATTTGATCATATGACGAGAGGCATCCACTCCATATACTTTACCGCGATCAAGTTTCTCTGCTACCTTCGATAATGTCATGCCTCTTCCAGTACCGATTTCTAAAATCCGGTCATTTTCTTGTATATTTAAGAGTTGAATCGTCCATTCATTGATATTATGATGATTTTTTTCCATATAGCGGGCAACCCATTTTGAGAACAAGCCTTTTGGTTCCCTCATTTGTTTTCCAATCCAGCTTTGAATCAATGTTAACACCTGCTTTGCACCAGTAAATAAAACTATTTACGAATTTTCTTACTTTTCATATCGGCTCACACCTAACAAAGTTTAAGACCTAGTCCTAATCATTTGTTATTGATTAGACGGCATCTTTTCAGAAAATGTTTCGCAGAACTTCAAAAAATTTAATCCGAATAGGCGTTTTCATTAATTGTGCTCAGATTGATTTCGTTTTCTGCATGAGCTGCATATTTTATGAATGTATCTTGATTAGATAAAGGTGGTGCTAGATTATGGGCTTTGGTGGAGGTTATGCTGGAGGCTGCGGTGGTTACGGTGGCGGCTTTGCAGGCGGATTCGCATTGCTTGTTGTACTGTTCATTTTGTTGATCATCATCGGTGCAAGCTGGATTTGCTAATGTAAAAGGAGCAGGAAACGATAACGTTTCCTGCTCCTTTTCTTTAATACCAATAAGCTCGGTACTGATACATATATTGTCTGAGCATTTCCTCTTGCTCTCTTTGCATTCGGTACGGATTGCCGTATCCATGCTTTAAGGAATGCGGAATGGATGTATATCCGTGCCCCACTGACGGAAACCTCATATATGGTGACATCGACATTCGTTGATCACCTCACAATCTCCTTTTACGGATATCATATGTGCAGATGATCAATGTGGAGCGTGTCTAAACCTGGTCCTTCTCCATAGTATAACAATCAAGTATTGCAAGCATCATAAACATGTCAATCTCCTCCTTTTCGCATTTTTCTTTTCGTATTTTAGTTCATGTACTTTAGTTGTTTCTGCTTCATTTCTTCATACAATGTTTCGACTTGTTGTTCATAAAGAACTGTTTCAATGTCTTTGTATTTTCGTCGGATCGTCAATGTGATAAAAAATAAATGGATTGTCATATACGCTCACCTCCCTTCAGTTCGCGGCACGCGAAATAGCCCGCAGATCTTCTTTGTCAGTTGACCTGTGGGCACACAAAAATGCAGATCAAAAGACAGTGTCTTCCAACCTGCAATGGATGATACGTAAAATCCTCGTTTACTTAAACAGTTCTGAAGCGTGCACCGTATAAGGTAAAGGAAGGACACGAGCTCTTCCACAGGCTGATGACATGATGAAATTGTTGGTTGAATTGTTCACAAGTAGATACGAATAACATATTCTTCAGCCTCCTTTACGTTTTTAATTACTTTGTTAGTATATCCAGCAAGCACCATTTTGTAAACCTGTTTTTAGTAAAATAGATGATTTTTGTGTGTTTGACTAAATTTCTACATTTATTCTTGTCCGATTGTCCAATACAATCAAAAAAGCCCCCTCACGTATATGAGGAGACTTTTCGAATTAATCTTCATCTAGTTCTTGCAGTTTCTTTTGAAAAAAGATCGCGCGTCTCACACAAAGAAAAGCTGCTAATAAGAAAATACAATCAATTCCCATCATCAGCATTTTTGGAGATGCTTCGATGTGTTGGCTTGGTATGATCGTACCAATATATAAAAAGGTGCTGACAGCAAGCAAAATAAAAGCGTACTGCTTGTAATCTGTCACTAAACCACTCCACTTTTTCTTCACTTGAATCACCTTCCTGTTTAACATGTCTATTGATAGCTTAACATAGTAAAAGAAAGGTAGTGGCATGTAAATCTATCCATTCACTAGTGCGTTTAGTCCCTGCTTCATATCATTCAGTAAATCATCCACATCTTCAATCCCGACAGATATACGAATTAACCCATCAGTGATGCCAAGCTCCTCGCGGCGGTCTTTTGGAATGGACGCATGAGTCATTCGAGCAGGAACAGAGATTAAGCTTTCAACCGCTCCAAGGCTTTCTGCGATCGTAAACAGCTTAAGCTGACTTAAAAACACATCGACATGTTCTTCTTTTCCAATGTCAAAAGAGATCATGCCGCCGTAGCCTGATGCTTGCGTTTTTGCAAGTTCATGTCCAGGGTGAGCATCAAGACCTGGGTAATAAACACGTGTGACTGCTGGATGTTGTTCTAAAAACTCAGCGATTTTCTGTGCATTTTGCTGATGTGCTTCCATTCTTAGTCCAAGCGTTTTGATTCCTCTCATGAGAAGCCATGAATCCTGCGGTCCAAGAATTCCACCAGTAGAATTTTGAACAAAATGCAGTTCTTCCCCAAGCTCTTCCGTCGCTGTTACAACTAGCCCGCCTACGACATCACTGTGGCCGCCTAAATATTTAGTGGCACTATGCAGGACAATGTCCGCCCCATATTCAATCGGCCTTTGGAAATAAGGTGTGAAAAATGTATTATCAACAATCATTAAGATGTTGGCTTCTTTTGTCAATTGGCCGATCGCTTTGAGATCAGTCATTTTCAGTAAAGGATTGGTTGGTGATTCAATGTAAACCGCTTTTGTTTCAGGTAAAATCGCCTTTTTCACTGCTTCAGGATCACTTGTGTCAACAAAGGTCGCTTGAATGCCAATACGGTTGAGTACCTTTGTGATGACGCGGTACGTTCCGCCGTATACGTCATCTGTCAGGACAATATGATCTCCGCTGTTAAACAGCATCATCACTGCCGTAATGGCAGCCATTCCTGAACCAAATGCGTAGCCGTTTGCTCCTCCTTCAAGGTCACGAATGACGGTTTCTAGTGCCGTTCTTGTTGGATTCGCAGTTCTTGAATATTCATATCCTGTATGTTCGCCTGCTTTCGGCTGCTTATATGTGCTCACTTGATATATCGGCACAGACACAGCGCCCGTTTTTTCATCACCAGTTGTTCCGCTGTGTATCATCATTGTTTTTCGTTTCATTTTATTTTCCTCCCTCATAAATTCCTTTACTTAAATACCGTTCACTGCTGTCAGGAAAAATGGTGACGATGACTGTCCCAGGTGCTGCCTTCTTCGCTTCTTCTAAAGCGGCAAATAACGCTGCACCCGAAGAACTCCCGATGAGAACGCCTTCTTTTTCAGCAGCTACTTTCACCATTTGGAAAGCATCATCATCACTGACGGTATATATCTCATCGAATAAAGCAGATTCCATATAATCTGGG
Encoded proteins:
- a CDS encoding YrhC family protein gives rise to the protein MKKKWSGLVTDYKQYAFILLAVSTFLYIGTIIPSQHIEASPKMLMMGIDCIFLLAAFLCVRRAIFFQKKLQELDED
- a CDS encoding YjcZ family sporulation protein yields the protein MGFGGGYAGGCGGYGGGFAGGFALLVVLFILLIIIGASWIC
- a CDS encoding bifunctional cystathionine gamma-lyase/homocysteine desulfhydrase, encoding MKRKTMMIHSGTTGDEKTGAVSVPIYQVSTYKQPKAGEHTGYEYSRTANPTRTALETVIRDLEGGANGYAFGSGMAAITAVMMLFNSGDHIVLTDDVYGGTYRVITKVLNRIGIQATFVDTSDPEAVKKAILPETKAVYIESPTNPLLKMTDLKAIGQLTKEANILMIVDNTFFTPYFQRPIEYGADIVLHSATKYLGGHSDVVGGLVVTATEELGEELHFVQNSTGGILGPQDSWLLMRGIKTLGLRMEAHQQNAQKIAEFLEQHPAVTRVYYPGLDAHPGHELAKTQASGYGGMISFDIGKEEHVDVFLSQLKLFTIAESLGAVESLISVPARMTHASIPKDRREELGITDGLIRISVGIEDVDDLLNDMKQGLNALVNG
- a CDS encoding YrzI family small protein — translated: MTIHLFFITLTIRRKYKDIETVLYEQQVETLYEEMKQKQLKYMN
- a CDS encoding class I SAM-dependent methyltransferase, giving the protein MIQSWIGKQMREPKGLFSKWVARYMEKNHHNINEWTIQLLNIQENDRILEIGTGRGMTLSKVAEKLDRGKVYGVDASRHMIKYAKRKHKKLVEQDKAVVTLGKAEHLPFEDRSFNKLFTVQTIYYLKDIEQVMKEVYRVLQVDGEVFLSFQQQELMKEQKRSHSFSSYSEQEISRLFSAYHFREVSVYHYDTYICIKALK